In Aspergillus nidulans FGSC A4 chromosome IV, a single window of DNA contains:
- a CDS encoding calcium/hydrogen antiporter (transcript_id=CADANIAT00000494), which translates to MADKQGDTQFSASSNSSSRRASAVSGEDTRMSSGTVRQSRMTAQTRTYGTLDSSERTTVDSQFVEGQPESSSRAPLPASPSMGPLRSDGDKLRKPPITRRMSSKRHVPHKGQEFSTDDDVHEIEEDIALQASNPQPSPRIRPLRKQSSTLRRRLNARVNPFSSSGNADYDDEDASYDDAGLPESSLGMNGKDSFPQDLDDDNDSEGSNNQEADNDDDASDAESFTLKDRQQAINETHPFGIRLWKPALYKKSRSVEKTAEGDIHSSPGGRVGTLLFLMNLLWTLFFGWWLAIAALMGASACFIFSYSASAVEYGKAFSGLSWYLFYPFGSFVRLDTDEHYAEEDEGEGRSISEYEQWQNGDIEHGGLFFGPRRNRSLVGRRRNSVDSAGEQDSLLGRAPRGRSEDSSLRPKRRLFGRGEWTLGRVVFFVFFYFLVGPLMLFVSLVCWLFVFWIPMGRVTLILFDHLRRHPLALSYHSDTTFTRISPGSSASVLLCTYRAAGLRYWKYTVGGTNVFLINLLAVVIFVVFDYFFLREALGLQIWVTHPGLIFTLALLSVIPLAYFIGQAVASISAQSSMGMGAAVNAFFSTVVEVYLYCVALTEGKGRLVEGSIIGSIFAGILFLPGLSMCFGAIKRKTQRFNVKSAGVTSTMLLFAVIAAFGPTLFYQVYGSHELNCHACESDMEPGSSDCRRCYFSQVPAINDGFFQKAVQPYSWIAAIFLFLSYVIGLWFTLRTHAALIWATEMDEKKTTTLPQEQSTDDPSHEFFSAAHLAAPSGNTGTRSSVRDSQLYKRILGQSLRDVGLTENVGEYDANQPESGPSRCNNTTPYLVPQKEEDNHSAFGEYAGLSKQQNETIVRKVTEVAATAATVAARDVARTRKLSGPRGTGRPAAKTASSKQVKTIPEDHDDVGLEQSHTTGGHDAPNWSRTKSSVILLVATIFYAVIAEILVNTVDVVLESVDVDEKFLGITLFALVPNTTEFLNAISFAMNGNIALSMEIGSAYALQVCLLQIPALVLFSAFYARVLDPEHLITHSFSLIFAQWDMITVILCVFLLSYVYGEGKSNYFKGSILVLTYLVVVIGFFLSGYSNMDTMGVDRFNTLALNIESRPEKFYTIGRSKSGVAYQRVH; encoded by the exons ATGGCCGATAAACAGGGCGACACGCAATTTTCCGCTTCATCTAATTCTTCCTCGCGCCGTGCCTCAGCCGTGTCCGGAGAAGATACCAGGATGTCCTCGGGAACAGTGCGTCAGTCTAGAATGACCGCCCAGACCAGGACTTACG GCACTTTGGATTCATCTGAAAGAACGACGGTTGATTCCCAATTCGTCGAAGGCCAACCTGAGAGCTCGAGTCGCGCACCTCTGCCCGCCTCCCCTTCTATGGGGCCTCTACGAAGTGACGGAGACAAGTTGAGAAAGCCACCTATAACGCGCCGAATGTCCTCAAAACGCCACGTACCTCATAAAGGCCAGGAGTTCTCCACAGACGACGATGTTcacgagattgaggaggatatcgccCTTCAAGCATCTAATCCTCAACCCTCGCCTAGGATACGGCCACTGCGGAAACAAAGCTCAACTTTAAGACGGAGGCTGAACGCTCGAGTTAACCCATTTTCGTCTTCCGGTAATGCTGAttacgatgatgaagatgcctCCTATGACGACGCTGGCCTTCCAGAATCAAGCTTGGGAATGAATGGGAAGGATTCTTTCCCCCAGGACCTTGACGACGATAATGATAGTGAGGGGAGTAATAATCAGGAGGCagataatgatgatgatgccagTGACGCGGAGAGCTTCACTCTAAAGGATCGCCAACAGGCAATAAACGAGACGCATCCGTTCGGAATACGGTTGTGGAAGCCAGCCCTCTACAAGAAAAGTCGTTCGGTCGAGAAGACTGCAGAAGGTGATATCCATTCATCACCTGGGGGCAGGGTTGGCACCctcttgttcttgatgaatcTCCTATGGACGTTATTCTTCGGCTGGTGGCTCGCAATTGCCGCGTTGATGGGCGCTAGTGCTTGTTTCATTTTTTCGTATTCCGCCAGCGCGGTGGAATATGGCAAGGCATTTTCTGGACTTTCTTGGTATTTATTCTACCCTTTTGGATCCTTTGTCCGCCTTGATACAGATGAGCACTAcgctgaggaggacgaggggGAAGGCCGCAGCATCAGCGAGTATGAACAGTGGCAGAACGGCGATATTGAACACGGCGGGCTGTTCTTCGGACCACGTCGTAATCGGTCGCTtgtgggaagaagaaggaataGTGTTGATTCGGCTGGGGAGCAAGATAGTCTCTTGGGCCGTGCACCCAGGGGACGCTCTGAAGATAGCTCTCTCCGTCCTAAGCGCCGTTTGTTTGGCCGTGGCGAGTGGACACTTGGGCGCGTTGTATTCTTCGTCTTTTTCTACTTCCTGGTAGGACCACTAATGCTCTTCGTCTCGCTCGTTTGTTGGTTATTCGTCTTCTGGATTCCCATGGGGCGCGTGACCCTTATCCTCTTTGATCATCTTCGCAGGCATCCCCTAGCTCTATCGTACCATTCTGATACGACGTTTACCCGAATAAGCCCGGGGTCTTCGGCTTCAGTCCTCCTCTGCACCTATCGTGCGGCAGGCTTGAGGTATTGGAAGTACACGGTTGGTGGCACTAACGTTTTTCTTatcaatctcctcgcggTTGTTATATTCGTCGTTTTCGACTACTTTTTTTTGAGAGAGGCCCTGGGTCTTCAGATTTGGGTCACCCATCCTGGACTAATATTTACACTCGCATTGCTCTCCGTCATCCCTTTGGCCTATTTCATCGGCCAAGCTGTTGCGTCTATATCTGCGCAGTCATCAATGGGCATGGGTGCAGCCGTCAATgcgttcttctccaccgTTGTCGAGGTCTATCTTTACTGCGTTGCTTTGACTGAGGGCAAAGGTCGACTTGTTGAAGGAAGTATCATTGGCAGCATCTTCGCTGGAATTTTGTTTCTACCGGGTTTATCGATGTGCTTTGGCGCTATCAAACGCAAAACTCAACGCTTCAACGTCAAGTCTGCGGGAGTCACATCGACAATGCTACTTTTCGCTGTAATTGCCGCCTTCGGTCCCACTCTATTCTACCAAGTATACGGCAGT CACGAACTCAATTGTCACGCTTGTGAGAGTGATATGGAACCAGGCAGCAGCGATTGTCGTCGTTGCTACTTTTCTCAAGTACCAGCTATAAACGATGGATTCTTCCAGAAAGCTGTTCAGCCGTATTCATGGATTGCAGCCATATTCCTATTTCTGTCCTACGTTATTGGTCTATGGTTTACCCTGCGAACGCATGCGGCCCTCATCTGGGCTACAGaaatggacgagaagaaaacCACCACTCTCCCACAAGAGCAAAGTACTGATGATCCAAGCCATGAATTCTTTTCCGCTGCACATTTAGCAGCTCCCAGTGGAAACACAGGGACACGAAGCTCTGTTCGGGACTCACAGCTATATAAGAGGATATTGGGACAATCCTTGAGGGACGTTGGCCTGACTGAAAATGTTGGTGAGTACGATGCAAACCAGCCAGAATCTGGTCCTTCGCGATGTAACAACACAACACCATATCTTGTCCctcaaaaagaagaagacaatcACTCAGCCTTCGGGGAGTATGCCGGGCTTTCGAAGCAACAAAACGAAACTATCGTCAGGAAGGTCACCGAGGTTGCGGCGACCGCTGCTACTGTTGCCGCTCGGGATGTTGCCCGAACCCGCAAACTCTCAGGTCCACGCGGAACAGGCCGTCCAGCGGCAAAAACGGCTTCTTCTAAACAGGTGAAAACaattccagaagatcatgACGATGTCGGCCTTGAGCAGAGCCATACCACTGGCGGGCACGACGCCCCAAACTGGAGCAGAACCAAGAGTTcagtcatcctcctcgtagCCACCATCTTCTATGCCGTGATTGCCGAGATCCTTGTAAACACCGTTGACGTTGTCTTGGAAAGCGTTGACGTTGATGAGAAATTCTTGGGAATCACATTGTTTGCGTTGGTGCCCAACACTACAGAGTTCTTG AATGCTATCTCGTTTGCCATGAACGGAAATATTGCGCTCTCCATGGAGATCGGATCCGCCTATGCCCTGCAGGTTTGTCTCTTGCAAATACCTGCTCTTGTCTTGTTTAGTGCCTTCTACGCCCGTGTTCTTGACCCAGAACATTTGATTACACACTCCTTCAG CCTCATTTTCGCGCAATGGGATATGATTACAGTCATCCTTTGCGTTTTTCTCCTCTCTTATGTCTACGGTGAAGGTAAAAGCAATTATTTCAAGGGCTCAATCCTCGTCCTGACCTACCTTGTCGTCGTGATTGGGTTCTTCCTCTCTGGTTACAGTAACATGGACACCATGGGTGTTGATCGCTTCAACACCTTGGCCCTGAACATTGAATCTAGGCCCGAGAAATTCTACACAATTGGCAGGTCGAAAAGCGGAGTTGCCTATCAGCGTGTTCACTGA